One Nitrospira sp. DNA segment encodes these proteins:
- a CDS encoding Hpt domain-containing protein codes for MQLHTYADGATGQLQSMDSGHIQNVPSTTPVDCSLALRWADGDRSLLAEITETFVEDCPQRMKELELAVWEGNANLIRQVSHSLKGMVSCFGAHQAKSLAQEMEHLGRSGEVSEAAALLPRVVHELSHMIEHLKKIDWQIVS; via the coding sequence ATGCAGCTGCACACTTACGCGGATGGGGCCACAGGCCAGCTCCAATCGATGGATTCAGGACATATCCAAAACGTTCCCTCAACCACACCCGTTGATTGTTCATTGGCTCTACGCTGGGCGGACGGGGATCGATCACTGCTCGCCGAAATCACGGAGACGTTTGTAGAAGACTGCCCGCAGCGGATGAAGGAGCTGGAGCTGGCTGTATGGGAAGGTAATGCAAATCTGATCAGGCAAGTTTCGCATAGCCTCAAGGGGATGGTCTCCTGCTTTGGGGCGCATCAGGCCAAGTCGCTGGCGCAGGAGATGGAACATCTTGGTCGAAGCGGAGAGGTTTCAGAGGCTGCCGCTCTTCTACCGCGCGTGGTACATGAGCTGTCGCACATGATCGAACATCTCAAGAAGATAGATTGGCAGATTGTCTCGTAA
- a CDS encoding response regulator, protein MTKIVVADDDRMLRKATETTLRRHGYVVSTASDGEEALRLIRSEHPDIIVLDLIMPKVQGFDVLQTLKQDALTSSIPVIVLSSLAQDRDKQEALSLGAVAYFNKSTFSLGELVKQVETALTQGRN, encoded by the coding sequence GTGACGAAGATTGTCGTGGCGGACGATGACCGAATGCTTCGCAAGGCGACCGAAACCACCCTGCGTCGTCATGGATATGTGGTGTCGACAGCTTCCGACGGGGAAGAAGCCCTTCGTCTCATCCGGTCCGAGCACCCCGATATCATCGTACTCGACCTGATCATGCCGAAGGTCCAGGGATTCGACGTGCTCCAGACACTCAAGCAAGATGCCTTGACATCCTCCATACCTGTGATTGTGTTAAGCAGTCTTGCCCAGGATCGGGATAAACAAGAAGCGCTGAGTCTTGGAGCGGTCGCCTACTTCAATAAGTCAACATTTTCTCTGGGCGAGTTGGTCAAACAGGTTGAAACGGCACTCACTCAAGGACGGAATTAA
- a CDS encoding lysophospholipid acyltransferase family protein: MSGILYVFLWSLARVVAWICFRYRVEGEIPRTGGLLIAANHASYFDIPLLGCGMRRRAWYLGRNDLFPIPVLHGILQALGWIPVRLGRLDREAFGKAINLIRAGNVVVIFPEGGRSRDGHLRPPKAGIGVIVSQTGCPVVPAYLRGTFDVLPTGARWPRLRQVTVRFGAPIQFETRKQTEKAETRQFYQQVSRTVIEHIAALGQVPIPKGSDDLASETPNRPTADAHNAE, encoded by the coding sequence GTGAGCGGGATTCTCTACGTATTTTTGTGGAGCCTGGCACGAGTCGTCGCGTGGATTTGTTTTCGATATCGTGTTGAAGGGGAGATTCCTCGGACCGGAGGTCTGCTGATCGCCGCAAACCATGCCAGCTACTTCGACATTCCGCTGCTCGGCTGCGGGATGCGTCGAAGGGCCTGGTACTTGGGACGGAATGACTTATTTCCGATCCCAGTATTGCACGGTATTTTGCAGGCGTTGGGCTGGATCCCGGTAAGGTTGGGACGTCTGGACCGAGAGGCCTTTGGGAAGGCGATCAACCTGATTCGGGCAGGTAACGTGGTGGTCATTTTCCCTGAAGGAGGACGCAGCCGCGATGGCCACCTTCGGCCTCCGAAGGCTGGTATCGGAGTGATTGTGTCGCAGACGGGATGCCCGGTCGTTCCTGCATATCTGCGGGGAACCTTCGACGTACTTCCCACGGGGGCTCGTTGGCCTCGGTTACGTCAGGTCACGGTGCGATTCGGAGCTCCTATTCAGTTCGAAACGAGGAAACAGACTGAGAAGGCAGAAACGAGACAGTTCTATCAACAGGTCAGTCGTACGGTGATCGAGCACATTGCAGCCTTAGGTCAAGTTCCCATCCCAAAGGGGAGCGATGACCTGGCCTCCGAAACACCGAACAGGCCGACCGCCGACGCTCACAACGCTGAGTGA
- a CDS encoding GspE/PulE family protein: MAEFQVTEDELRSLFVENLGVIDQTDFDRSTKLAKRLRVPLMHTLVEQGRIPQAFLLDQLARSWNVSFVDLKLGMVKSEAINLLQETFARKQVLIPFERQGTQLHVAMMDPRELKVVNEVERLTGLRVRPFLATEAAIRRAQLLYRKELREILERATTERTTDLTPARQQEINESTIVEAAQRVLLYAAVTRASDIHIEPFELETVIRYRVDGVMREVFSLASMLHLPLVSRVKILSGMRIDERRIPQDGRFEADLDGFKIDLRVASVPTQWGEKLVLRILSKDNVIIDLEDLGLISSDYEIVLRNILRPFGMVLITGPTGSGKSTTLYAMLMRIGTERQNIVNISTIEEPVEYSIPRVNQTQVNHQTGVLFSTGLRALLRQDPDVIMVGEIRDCETAEIAVQAALVGRLLLSTLHTNDATGSIPRLLDIGVEPYLLSSSLSLVVAQRLVRRICKNCRESVPPSARVLESIQSRSDYSETVAILQRQGILRTTYDGLSGVRLYQGKGCAQCQGSGFTGRVGLFELFEVDEDIRDLIMQRRPASFIRSTAIMKGMKTMFQDGLAKAFMGETTVEEVLRVAI; this comes from the coding sequence ATGGCGGAGTTTCAGGTCACCGAAGACGAACTGCGATCACTGTTCGTCGAAAATCTCGGGGTCATTGACCAGACGGACTTCGATAGGTCGACCAAGTTGGCTAAGCGACTGAGAGTGCCGCTCATGCACACCTTGGTCGAGCAAGGCCGCATCCCGCAAGCCTTTCTGCTGGACCAACTTGCCCGTAGTTGGAATGTCAGTTTTGTTGATCTAAAACTCGGCATGGTCAAGAGCGAAGCAATCAATCTGTTGCAAGAGACCTTCGCCCGCAAGCAAGTCCTTATCCCGTTCGAGCGCCAGGGAACACAGTTGCACGTCGCCATGATGGATCCTCGGGAACTGAAAGTCGTGAATGAGGTGGAACGACTGACTGGACTGCGAGTACGTCCCTTCTTGGCCACGGAGGCCGCGATCAGGCGCGCCCAGCTCTTATACAGGAAGGAACTGCGGGAGATTCTCGAGCGAGCGACGACGGAAAGGACCACCGACTTGACTCCGGCTAGACAGCAGGAGATCAACGAATCCACCATCGTGGAGGCCGCTCAGCGCGTCTTGCTCTACGCCGCTGTCACACGGGCGTCCGACATCCATATCGAACCGTTTGAGCTTGAAACCGTAATCCGCTACCGCGTGGACGGAGTGATGCGTGAAGTCTTCAGTTTGGCGTCGATGCTCCATCTCCCTCTGGTCTCGCGTGTCAAGATCTTGTCCGGAATGCGGATCGATGAGCGCCGCATTCCGCAAGACGGGCGGTTCGAAGCCGATCTCGACGGATTCAAAATAGATCTCCGCGTGGCTTCGGTCCCTACGCAGTGGGGTGAAAAACTCGTGCTCCGGATCCTCTCAAAGGACAATGTCATTATCGATCTGGAGGATCTTGGGTTGATCTCCTCGGACTATGAAATCGTGCTTCGCAATATTCTCCGGCCGTTCGGCATGGTGCTCATCACTGGTCCTACCGGATCGGGCAAGTCGACCACGCTCTATGCCATGCTGATGCGGATTGGGACAGAGCGACAGAACATCGTCAATATTTCAACGATTGAAGAACCGGTTGAGTATTCGATCCCCCGAGTCAACCAGACTCAGGTAAATCATCAAACGGGCGTTCTATTTTCAACAGGCTTGAGGGCGCTGCTCCGTCAAGATCCAGACGTGATCATGGTTGGAGAAATTCGGGACTGCGAAACCGCGGAGATCGCCGTCCAAGCTGCCCTCGTTGGGCGGCTCCTCTTGTCCACACTTCATACGAACGACGCGACCGGAAGCATTCCTCGACTGCTCGACATCGGTGTGGAGCCCTATTTGCTGTCCTCGTCCTTATCGCTTGTGGTTGCGCAACGGCTGGTTCGAAGAATTTGCAAGAATTGCCGCGAGAGTGTGCCCCCCAGCGCGCGGGTCCTCGAATCCATTCAATCCCGGAGCGACTATTCCGAGACCGTTGCCATCTTACAACGGCAAGGCATCCTTCGAACAACCTATGACGGCCTTAGTGGCGTTCGGTTGTATCAAGGAAAAGGATGCGCACAATGTCAGGGAAGCGGTTTCACCGGTCGTGTGGGGCTGTTCGAGCTGTTTGAAGTCGATGAAGATATTCGAGATCTGATCATGCAGCGAAGGCCGGCATCGTTCATTCGCTCGACTGCGATCATGAAAGGGATGAAGACGATGTTTCAAGACGGACTGGCTAAGGCGTTCATGGGAGAGACAACGGTCGAAGAGGTATTACGAGTGGCGATATAA
- a CDS encoding VCBS repeat-containing protein translates to MNILIEQKSHVVRRFFFLLWLAFLVGHGLWACSKSEPYTPPDPFYYFASYKVGKNPTTIITEDLNHDSFTDLITTNIASNTLSILLGNGDGTFRDQVQLHVCQEPRSLVTSNFNQDRHPDVALACSGGDEVMVLLGHGDGKFEEGPRYPVHRAPIALAAADINGDQHADLVVALRNDKVKVFLGNGSGEFRHLVQYEHGDTPTSVALADLNGDGKLELVVTNGGPMSNAVSIWLGNGDGTFRDPRDYSTGHRPLGVSFADFNNDHHRDLLVINGEQDSFTTFLGNGNATFQPGKNSGADAGPNFGLARDFNGDRFEDVAIVNIQSSDLSILFGKGDGTFHYPPRNYRTKSGPFALSSFRVTTFGLEEPGLVIADNGSGSVSIFLHRGLKPTAKSETRE, encoded by the coding sequence GTGAACATTCTTATCGAGCAGAAATCCCACGTGGTCAGGCGGTTTTTCTTCCTGCTATGGCTGGCTTTTCTTGTCGGTCACGGTCTGTGGGCTTGTTCCAAGAGCGAGCCCTATACCCCACCGGATCCTTTTTATTATTTTGCCAGCTACAAGGTCGGCAAGAATCCTACCACTATTATCACCGAAGACCTGAATCATGACTCATTCACCGATCTCATCACGACCAATATTGCGAGTAATACCCTCTCGATTCTATTGGGTAATGGTGACGGTACATTCAGAGATCAGGTTCAGCTCCATGTCTGTCAGGAACCGCGCTCCCTCGTGACGAGCAACTTCAATCAAGACCGACATCCCGATGTCGCCCTGGCATGCTCCGGTGGCGACGAGGTTATGGTCTTGCTCGGACATGGAGATGGGAAGTTTGAAGAAGGACCACGTTATCCCGTCCATCGTGCACCGATCGCACTGGCCGCAGCTGATATCAATGGTGATCAACATGCGGATCTTGTCGTCGCTCTACGGAACGACAAGGTCAAGGTCTTTCTCGGGAATGGGAGCGGCGAATTTCGACACCTAGTTCAATACGAACATGGCGACACTCCCACATCCGTCGCGTTGGCTGATCTCAACGGCGATGGGAAATTGGAATTAGTGGTGACGAATGGAGGACCTATGTCGAATGCCGTCTCCATTTGGCTCGGGAACGGTGACGGAACCTTTCGTGATCCCAGAGATTATTCCACGGGCCACCGACCCCTTGGCGTGAGTTTTGCCGACTTCAACAATGATCATCACAGGGATCTACTGGTCATCAATGGAGAGCAGGATAGCTTCACGACGTTTCTGGGTAACGGCAATGCGACATTCCAACCCGGCAAGAATTCCGGAGCTGATGCCGGTCCCAACTTTGGGTTGGCACGGGATTTCAATGGCGACCGGTTCGAAGATGTGGCGATCGTGAATATCCAGTCAAGTGACCTATCGATCTTGTTCGGGAAGGGCGATGGTACCTTTCATTACCCTCCGAGGAATTACCGCACGAAGTCTGGTCCGTTTGCGCTTTCATCCTTTCGTGTCACGACCTTCGGACTGGAGGAACCGGGACTGGTCATCGCCGACAACGGAAGTGGCAGCGTCTCGATCTTCCTTCACCGTGGGCTTAAACCAACTGCGAAGTCGGAGACAAGAGAGTAG
- a CDS encoding integration host factor subunit beta gives MTKAQIIEKVTEQVTTLTKRQAEVVVNTIFDCVRDSLRNGDKTEIRGFGSFRLRARRMKEGRNPKTGETVAVPAKRVPFFKAGKELKELLNQ, from the coding sequence ATGACCAAGGCGCAGATCATCGAAAAAGTTACCGAGCAAGTCACCACCTTGACGAAGCGACAGGCCGAAGTGGTCGTCAACACTATTTTCGATTGTGTCAGGGATTCCTTGAGAAACGGCGACAAAACGGAGATCCGAGGCTTCGGCAGCTTTCGGCTGCGGGCTCGTCGGATGAAGGAGGGGCGAAACCCAAAGACCGGAGAGACGGTTGCGGTACCAGCCAAGCGGGTGCCGTTTTTTAAAGCCGGCAAAGAGCTGAAGGAATTGCTCAACCAATAA
- the cmk gene encoding (d)CMP kinase, producing MIIAIDGPAGVGKSTVARLLAARLGYLYLDTGALYRAVAWKTLQSGIRPTDHESVATLLPTTVIHMQFLNGAMQVSVDGSDVTGELRTPEVTATASIVSAIPAVREWLLPIQRQIGQRGSVVAEGRDVGTKVFPTAPYKFFLEADADVRVARRHRELVAAGRAGTVESTSGDLSDRDRRDRTRSIAPLIPAGDARLIDTSTLSPDQVVEQMIATVSTGS from the coding sequence GTGATTATTGCGATTGATGGGCCGGCCGGAGTGGGCAAGAGTACAGTAGCGAGATTATTGGCCGCTCGACTTGGTTACCTGTATCTTGATACAGGAGCGTTATACCGAGCCGTCGCGTGGAAAACCTTGCAATCAGGGATACGTCCGACGGATCATGAGTCGGTGGCCACATTATTGCCGACCACCGTGATTCACATGCAGTTTCTCAATGGCGCGATGCAGGTATCGGTCGATGGCAGCGACGTCACCGGGGAGCTCAGGACACCCGAAGTCACGGCAACGGCCTCCATCGTGTCGGCCATTCCAGCCGTCCGTGAATGGCTGCTGCCGATCCAGCGTCAGATCGGCCAGAGAGGTTCGGTGGTTGCAGAAGGGCGCGACGTCGGCACAAAGGTCTTTCCGACCGCTCCCTATAAATTCTTCTTGGAGGCGGATGCAGACGTTCGAGTCGCGCGGCGACATCGTGAACTGGTCGCTGCGGGTCGTGCTGGGACGGTTGAGTCAACATCTGGTGATCTATCCGACCGAGATAGGCGGGATCGGACCCGGTCGATCGCCCCATTGATTCCAGCGGGTGATGCACGGTTAATCGATACCTCTACTCTCAGTCCTGACCAAGTGGTGGAGCAGATGATTGCGACAGTGTCGACCGGATCGTGA
- a CDS encoding D-alanyl-D-alanine carboxypeptidase has translation MEHQSRNQTTHHVGYVTQPLPWKRIPAHSILLKELRSGRILFQHEVEKRLSPASLTKIMSALIILEKGHLDELATVSRNAARAPKTHLRLKVGEVFRLGDLLKAMMMVSANDACLTAVEHVGGDEEQFVKLMNAKAVALGLSDTHFSNGCGFDDPDHYSTAEDLAKLSEVAMRNAVFRELVKEEREIITPVSGYRAYVLHNTNRLLGRIPGVEGVKTGFTSKAGRCLIAKVSQNGSDLLLVILNSNRRWTTAKSLIDYGFRLTRTIQ, from the coding sequence ATGGAGCATCAATCTCGCAACCAGACCACTCATCATGTCGGTTATGTTACGCAACCCCTCCCATGGAAGCGCATCCCGGCACACAGTATTCTCCTGAAGGAATTGCGATCAGGCCGTATCCTGTTCCAGCACGAGGTTGAGAAACGCCTGTCGCCGGCGAGTCTAACCAAGATTATGTCGGCATTGATTATTCTCGAGAAGGGCCACCTTGACGAGCTGGCTACAGTGAGCAGAAATGCCGCGAGAGCTCCCAAAACCCACCTACGACTAAAGGTCGGAGAAGTGTTTCGTCTTGGCGATTTGCTCAAGGCGATGATGATGGTGTCGGCCAATGATGCCTGCCTGACAGCTGTTGAGCATGTCGGAGGCGATGAAGAGCAGTTTGTGAAGTTGATGAACGCCAAGGCTGTTGCCCTTGGGTTATCAGACACGCACTTCAGTAACGGGTGCGGTTTCGACGACCCAGACCACTACTCGACAGCTGAAGATCTCGCCAAACTCAGTGAGGTGGCGATGCGAAACGCGGTGTTCCGAGAACTCGTCAAAGAGGAACGCGAAATCATCACACCTGTCAGTGGTTATCGCGCCTATGTCCTGCATAACACGAATCGTTTGCTTGGTCGCATTCCAGGCGTGGAAGGGGTGAAGACCGGATTCACTTCCAAAGCAGGTCGATGTCTGATCGCCAAAGTCTCTCAAAATGGGAGCGACCTACTTCTCGTGATTTTGAACTCCAACCGCCGGTGGACTACCGCGAAAAGCCTGATCGATTACGGTTTTCGTCTCACCCGCACCATCCAATAG
- a CDS encoding 30S ribosomal protein S1, protein MGTVSNGSDAQLDRNALAALYEETFRNLEEGTITEGRVVALTKDKVIVDIGYKSEGMIPSDQFASEELHNLKVGDRLQVYIEECEDADGNLVLSKEKADKMKIWEELERLYKEEKSIEGKVVSRIKGGMMVDIGVKAFLPGSQIDLHPVRDLDGLIGKTFPLKIIKINHRRGNVVVSRRVLLEETRDKKRQTTLANLKEGQLIQGTVKNITDYGSFIDLGGIDGLLHITDMSWGRVGHPSELFTVGDKVEVAVLKYDRETGRISLGLKQKSADPWTNVAGKYPIGTRVRGRVVSLTDYGAFVELEPGVEGLVHVSEMSWTHEVRHPSRVVAVGDQVEAAVLNVDPASRKISLGMKQTAPNPWDMIEGKYPIGTRIEGKVKSLTDFGAFVGLEEGIDGLIHISDMSWTRHIKHPSELFKKGQKVEAVVLRIDKEKERLSLGYKQLARDPWDEAIPARYHVGDSVTGKVSKVADFGIFIELDGEVEGLIHVSESGVEPPAKLEEKFKLQDDVTAKIIKVDREERKIALSLRDHQLDWERKQVDDYHSTQGVLDQSLGRAAKQSRKRSQSEDQS, encoded by the coding sequence ATGGGTACGGTATCCAACGGCAGCGATGCTCAGTTAGACCGCAATGCCTTGGCGGCATTGTACGAAGAAACCTTTCGTAACCTGGAAGAAGGCACGATTACGGAAGGCCGTGTGGTGGCCTTGACCAAGGACAAGGTCATCGTTGATATCGGTTACAAATCAGAGGGCATGATCCCGAGTGATCAGTTTGCTTCCGAGGAACTTCACAACCTCAAGGTCGGCGACCGACTCCAAGTCTATATCGAAGAATGTGAAGATGCGGACGGCAATCTCGTTCTTTCCAAGGAAAAAGCGGACAAGATGAAGATTTGGGAAGAACTGGAAAGGCTCTACAAAGAAGAGAAGAGTATCGAAGGGAAGGTTGTCTCACGGATCAAAGGCGGCATGATGGTCGATATCGGCGTCAAGGCGTTCTTGCCCGGCTCGCAGATCGATCTTCATCCGGTCCGGGATCTGGATGGTCTGATTGGAAAGACCTTTCCACTCAAGATCATCAAGATCAACCACAGGCGCGGCAATGTGGTCGTGTCGCGCCGCGTGTTGTTGGAAGAAACCAGGGATAAGAAACGGCAGACGACGCTGGCCAATCTCAAGGAAGGTCAGCTCATCCAGGGCACGGTCAAGAACATCACCGATTACGGATCGTTTATCGACCTCGGTGGTATTGACGGGTTGCTGCACATTACCGACATGTCCTGGGGTCGAGTCGGACACCCCTCGGAGCTGTTTACTGTGGGAGACAAGGTTGAAGTCGCGGTGTTGAAATATGATCGTGAAACGGGTCGCATTTCTCTGGGGCTCAAGCAGAAGAGTGCGGATCCCTGGACCAATGTCGCCGGCAAGTATCCCATTGGGACCAGGGTTCGTGGTCGTGTGGTCAGCCTGACCGACTATGGAGCGTTCGTGGAACTTGAGCCGGGAGTTGAGGGATTGGTGCATGTGTCTGAGATGTCGTGGACGCACGAAGTCCGACATCCGTCCAGAGTCGTGGCGGTCGGTGATCAAGTGGAAGCCGCGGTGCTCAACGTCGATCCCGCGAGCCGCAAAATCTCATTGGGCATGAAACAGACGGCTCCGAATCCCTGGGACATGATTGAGGGCAAATATCCGATCGGGACCCGTATCGAGGGGAAGGTGAAGAGCCTGACCGATTTCGGCGCCTTTGTCGGACTTGAAGAGGGGATCGATGGACTCATCCATATTTCGGATATGTCCTGGACGAGGCATATCAAGCATCCCTCTGAGCTGTTTAAAAAAGGACAAAAAGTGGAAGCGGTCGTGTTGCGCATCGACAAAGAGAAAGAGCGGCTCTCGTTGGGATACAAACAGCTGGCCCGTGATCCCTGGGATGAGGCGATCCCCGCACGGTATCACGTTGGTGACTCGGTGACCGGCAAGGTGTCGAAAGTCGCCGATTTTGGGATCTTCATCGAACTGGACGGTGAGGTGGAAGGTTTGATCCATGTCAGCGAATCCGGTGTTGAACCTCCCGCGAAGCTCGAAGAAAAGTTTAAGTTGCAGGATGATGTCACGGCGAAGATAATCAAAGTCGATCGAGAGGAACGCAAAATCGCCCTTAGCCTGCGTGACCATCAGCTGGATTGGGAACGCAAGCAGGTTGATGATTATCACTCGACACAGGGCGTGCTTGACCAGAGTCTAGGACGGGCCGCGAAACAGAGCCGGAAACGGTCGCAATCGGAAGATCAAAGCTAA
- the aroA gene encoding 3-phosphoshikimate 1-carboxyvinyltransferase has translation MTSLTITPGRPLKGMTTVPGDKSLTHRAIILTALAEGTSTIVNYCQGEDCLNTMRAFRGLGIPITQTPTELTVCGKGFWGLSEPIAPIDCGNSGTGMRLLTGLLAGQDFFSVLTGDESIRRRPMGRVVKPLREMGAVIGGRKGGELAPLAITGAGLHGIEYTSTVSSAQIKSSLLLAGLFAQGKTRYKEPSLSRDHTERMFQFFGIPLAKEAGTLVLQGRPSSGWGGVHVTIPGDFSAAAFFIVGATIVQGSDITIHNVGMNPTRTGLIEVMRKMGADIQVLGLREAAGEPTGDLRVKASALKGVTIGHDLIPKTIDEFPVLCVAAAVAEGDTVISGAAELRIKESDRIATMSGELRAMGAVVEERPDGMIIHGLGRGGENGKLRAADKARSHGDHRVAMSLAIGGLTAEQSMTIADTGCVDTSFPNFEQTLVDLLTPLA, from the coding sequence ATGACATCATTGACGATCACACCGGGCCGGCCACTCAAAGGAATGACGACAGTTCCTGGCGACAAGTCTCTTACCCATCGGGCGATCATCCTTACCGCACTGGCAGAAGGAACGAGCACGATAGTGAACTATTGCCAGGGAGAGGACTGTCTGAACACGATGAGGGCTTTTCGGGGACTGGGAATTCCCATCACGCAGACTCCGACCGAATTAACCGTCTGCGGGAAGGGGTTTTGGGGGTTATCCGAACCAATCGCTCCGATCGACTGCGGCAACTCTGGAACCGGGATGCGTCTGCTTACAGGCCTCTTGGCCGGACAAGATTTCTTCTCAGTGCTCACCGGCGACGAATCGATCAGACGGCGTCCTATGGGGCGGGTCGTCAAGCCACTGCGTGAGATGGGCGCGGTTATCGGAGGGCGTAAAGGCGGAGAACTGGCTCCCCTGGCGATTACAGGAGCTGGCCTTCACGGCATCGAGTACACCTCGACCGTGTCCAGCGCGCAGATCAAGTCGTCCCTCCTGCTCGCCGGCCTCTTTGCTCAAGGGAAGACTCGGTATAAGGAGCCAAGTCTGTCACGAGACCATACCGAGCGGATGTTCCAGTTCTTTGGGATTCCTCTCGCAAAAGAAGCAGGGACCCTGGTCTTACAAGGGCGACCTTCGAGCGGTTGGGGAGGCGTGCATGTGACCATTCCAGGCGATTTCTCGGCGGCCGCATTCTTCATCGTCGGAGCAACGATCGTGCAGGGATCCGACATCACCATTCACAATGTCGGGATGAATCCGACGAGAACCGGCCTCATCGAGGTGATGAGGAAGATGGGAGCCGACATTCAGGTTCTGGGCTTGCGAGAAGCGGCCGGTGAACCGACCGGGGACCTTCGTGTGAAGGCATCCGCACTGAAAGGTGTGACGATCGGTCACGACCTCATTCCGAAAACGATCGATGAATTTCCCGTATTGTGTGTGGCTGCCGCCGTGGCGGAGGGGGATACCGTGATTTCCGGAGCAGCGGAACTCCGAATCAAAGAGAGCGATCGTATTGCGACCATGAGCGGAGAGTTGAGGGCCATGGGAGCTGTAGTTGAGGAACGGCCGGACGGGATGATCATCCATGGATTAGGCCGAGGTGGAGAGAACGGCAAGTTGAGAGCTGCGGACAAGGCCCGCAGTCATGGAGACCATCGTGTGGCCATGTCTCTCGCCATCGGTGGCCTTACGGCGGAGCAAAGCATGACGATTGCCGACACGGGCTGCGTGGATACGTCATTTCCAAACTTTGAGCAGACACTCGTCGATTTGTTGACACCACTTGCGTGA
- a CDS encoding PCP reductase family protein: MSTSDSSQTNTTEIRWADGALKRMERAPIFLRGMVRRLAEKKARELGYEEITEEILDQFKEQMMGRMGGEAGMASAVEEMADGRLPWTAAAKDRLNTVPEFMRAMTRQIAEEIAKERGHLEVNVELFEKVEALGDLHEEGGPPMEWTEEALALLQDKLKQSPPIAMEFVTDMLKRDTEDLARVKKLTRIDASVLQDLWEAPQERIAWTDEAWKRLQTSPDFVRSGIRKAAERRARKLGLKEINADHLTTFRNQAMMKAVKRIRSFGYHELTFDAFDTALQKTKRLQGNDQAEKRLQEIRGHFADPLTKKPEGGTLGAELMDRFRRYLKGEGTL; the protein is encoded by the coding sequence ATGTCGACATCAGATTCCTCGCAGACGAATACAACCGAAATCCGTTGGGCTGACGGTGCGCTCAAACGGATGGAGCGTGCACCGATCTTTCTACGTGGCATGGTCCGGCGTTTGGCTGAAAAAAAAGCTCGTGAATTGGGCTACGAGGAAATCACCGAGGAGATTCTTGATCAGTTTAAGGAACAGATGATGGGGCGCATGGGCGGTGAAGCCGGCATGGCCTCTGCTGTTGAGGAGATGGCCGACGGCCGTCTTCCATGGACCGCTGCGGCCAAAGACCGATTGAATACGGTGCCCGAATTTATGCGAGCGATGACCAGGCAGATTGCGGAGGAGATCGCAAAGGAACGAGGGCATCTCGAAGTGAACGTCGAATTATTTGAAAAGGTGGAAGCGCTTGGTGACCTCCACGAGGAAGGTGGGCCCCCGATGGAGTGGACAGAGGAAGCATTGGCGCTGCTTCAAGACAAATTAAAGCAGTCGCCGCCCATCGCCATGGAATTCGTGACCGATATGTTGAAACGAGATACGGAAGATCTCGCCAGGGTCAAAAAACTGACTCGGATCGATGCATCGGTTCTACAGGACCTATGGGAAGCACCTCAGGAACGAATCGCCTGGACCGACGAGGCATGGAAGCGGCTTCAGACATCTCCGGATTTCGTGCGCAGTGGAATCAGAAAAGCCGCCGAACGGCGGGCCCGCAAGCTGGGATTGAAAGAAATCAATGCCGACCATTTGACGACGTTTCGGAACCAGGCGATGATGAAAGCCGTGAAGCGTATCCGCTCATTCGGTTACCATGAACTGACATTCGATGCCTTTGATACTGCTCTCCAGAAAACCAAGCGACTGCAAGGTAATGATCAGGCAGAGAAGCGCCTCCAGGAAATCCGGGGCCACTTTGCCGATCCGTTGACGAAGAAGCCTGAAGGCGGGACCCTGGGAGCCGAGCTCATGGATCGTTTTCGCAGGTACCTCAAAGGTGAAGGGACCCTCTGA